A genome region from Streptomyces xanthophaeus includes the following:
- a CDS encoding lysophospholipid acyltransferase family protein, with translation MYGLWKPRVLGAWKVPASGPVILAVNHSHNIDGPMVMGTAPRPLHFLIKKEAYVGPLGPFLEGIGQVKVDRGGPDRTAIGRALGVLDNGGALGIFPEGTRGEGDFASLRAGLAYFAVRSGAPIVPVAVLGSGDTPGRVVKGLPALKSRVDVVFGSAFDAGDGSGRRTRTALDEATVRIQDRLTAHLADAKRLTGR, from the coding sequence ATGTACGGGCTCTGGAAGCCGCGCGTGCTGGGGGCCTGGAAGGTGCCCGCCTCGGGCCCCGTCATCCTCGCCGTGAACCACTCGCACAACATCGACGGCCCCATGGTCATGGGCACCGCGCCCCGGCCGCTGCACTTCCTGATCAAGAAGGAAGCGTACGTGGGCCCGCTCGGCCCCTTCCTCGAAGGGATCGGGCAGGTCAAGGTCGACCGCGGCGGCCCCGACCGGACGGCGATAGGCCGCGCCCTCGGCGTGCTCGACAATGGAGGGGCCCTGGGGATATTTCCCGAGGGCACCCGGGGCGAGGGCGACTTCGCCTCGCTGCGCGCGGGCCTCGCGTACTTCGCGGTCCGCAGCGGCGCACCCATCGTCCCCGTGGCCGTCCTCGGCAGCGGGGACACCCCGGGCCGGGTCGTGAAGGGCCTTCCGGCCCTCAAGAGCCGGGTCGACGTCGTCTTCGGCTCCGCCTTCGACGCGGGTGACGGCAGTGGCCGCCGGACCCGTACCGCGCTGGACGAGGCCACCGTACGCATCCAGGACCGGCTGACCGCCCACCTGGCCGACGCCAAGCGCCTCACCGGGCGCTGA
- the cmk gene encoding (d)CMP kinase, whose translation METAAPSAVIVAIDGPSGTGKSSTSKAVAAKLGLRYLDTGAQYRAITWWMITNGVDTDDPQAIAIAAGKPTIVSGTDPAAPTITVDGLDAAGPIRTQEVTSKVSAVSAVPEVRTLITDLQRSIAAEAAQEADGIVVEGRDIGTTVLPDADLKIFLTASAEARAARRSGELRGKEAADLAATREALIKRDAADSGRKTSPLAKADDAVEVDTTELTLDQVIECVVTLVEEKRAGRK comes from the coding sequence GTGGAAACCGCAGCTCCGTCCGCCGTGATCGTCGCCATCGACGGTCCCTCCGGCACGGGCAAGTCCAGCACCTCCAAGGCCGTGGCCGCCAAGCTCGGGCTGCGCTACCTGGACACCGGCGCCCAGTACCGGGCCATCACCTGGTGGATGATCACCAACGGCGTCGACACCGACGACCCGCAGGCCATCGCGATCGCCGCCGGCAAGCCCACCATCGTGTCCGGCACCGACCCGGCCGCCCCCACCATCACCGTGGACGGCCTCGACGCCGCCGGTCCCATCCGGACCCAGGAGGTCACCTCCAAGGTCAGCGCCGTCAGCGCCGTCCCCGAGGTGCGCACCCTGATCACCGACCTGCAGCGCTCCATCGCCGCCGAGGCGGCCCAGGAGGCCGACGGGATCGTCGTCGAGGGCCGGGACATCGGCACCACCGTCCTGCCCGACGCCGACCTCAAGATCTTCCTGACCGCTTCCGCCGAGGCGCGCGCCGCCCGGCGCAGCGGCGAGCTCCGCGGCAAGGAGGCCGCCGACCTCGCGGCCACCAGGGAAGCGCTGATCAAGCGCGACGCGGCCGACTCCGGCCGCAAGACCTCCCCGCTGGCCAAGGCCGACGACGCCGTCGAGGTGGACACCACCGAACTCACGCTCGACCAGGTGATCGAGTGCGTCGTGACGCTGGTGGAAGAGAAGCGGGCGGGCCGCAAGTGA
- a CDS encoding prephenate dehydrogenase gives MRTAVVIGTGLIGTSAALALSARGITVHLADHDPDRARTAAALGAGTDEAPKEQVDLAIVAVPPAHVAATLADLIGRGVARAYVDVASVKGGPRRELAALGVDVTAYIGTHPMAGKEQSGPLAATADLFEGRPWVLTPSRDTDHEVLNLALELVALSRAVPVVMDADAHDRAVALVSHTPQLVSSMVAARLEEADETAVRLCGQGIRDVTRIAASDPRMWVEILSANPGPVADVLAGIAADLEETVEALRGLQSADVEKRRGGAAGIEDVLRRGNAGRVRVPGKHGAAPTVYETVAVLISDQPGELARIFADAGRAGVNIEDVRIEHATGQQAGLVQLMVEPRAAAGLTAELRERGWALRQQ, from the coding sequence GTGAGAACCGCCGTCGTCATCGGAACCGGACTGATCGGCACCTCCGCGGCGCTCGCCCTGTCCGCCCGGGGGATCACCGTCCACCTCGCCGACCACGACCCGGACCGGGCCCGTACGGCGGCCGCCCTCGGGGCCGGCACCGACGAGGCCCCCAAGGAGCAGGTCGACCTCGCGATCGTCGCCGTACCGCCGGCCCACGTGGCCGCGACCCTGGCCGACCTGATCGGGCGCGGGGTCGCGCGCGCCTACGTGGACGTCGCCAGCGTCAAGGGCGGACCGCGGCGGGAGCTGGCGGCGCTCGGCGTGGACGTCACCGCGTACATCGGGACGCACCCGATGGCCGGCAAGGAGCAGTCGGGGCCGCTCGCCGCCACCGCGGACCTCTTCGAGGGCCGCCCGTGGGTGCTGACCCCCTCCCGGGACACCGACCACGAGGTGCTCAACCTCGCGCTGGAGCTGGTGGCCCTGTCCCGGGCCGTACCGGTGGTCATGGACGCCGACGCCCACGACCGCGCGGTGGCGCTCGTCTCGCACACCCCGCAGCTGGTCTCCAGCATGGTCGCGGCCCGGCTGGAGGAGGCCGACGAGACGGCGGTCCGGCTGTGCGGGCAGGGCATCCGCGACGTGACCCGGATCGCGGCCTCCGACCCCCGGATGTGGGTGGAGATCCTCTCGGCCAACCCGGGACCGGTCGCCGACGTCCTCGCCGGGATCGCCGCCGACCTGGAGGAGACCGTGGAGGCGCTGCGGGGCCTGCAGTCCGCCGACGTGGAGAAGCGGCGCGGCGGCGCCGCGGGCATCGAGGACGTGCTGCGCCGCGGCAACGCGGGCCGGGTCCGGGTGCCGGGCAAGCACGGCGCGGCGCCCACGGTCTACGAGACGGTGGCTGTGCTCATCAGCGACCAGCCCGGTGAGCTGGCCCGCATCTTCGCCGACGCGGGGCGGGCCGGGGTCAACATCGAGGACGTACGGATCGAGCACGCGACGGGCCAGCAGGCCGGCCTCGTCCAGCTCATGGTGGAGCCGCGGGCGGCCGCCGGCCTGACCGCCGAGCTGCGCGAGCGGGGCTGGGCACTGCGACAGCAGTAG